A single genomic interval of Chryseobacterium paludis harbors:
- the dapF gene encoding diaminopimelate epimerase yields the protein MEFYKYQGTGNDFVMVDNRDLQFPKDKQIIEKLCDRRFGIGADGLILLENDEKYDFKMVYYNSDGGESTMCGNGGRCLVAFAFFLDIFENKCKFIAIDGEHDAEIHNGIVKLKMIDVNTISNDGEATVMNTGSPHYVKYVEDLVTYNVFAEGNGIRNSKNYKEKGINVNFVEKITDDEIFVRTYERGVEDETFSCGTGVTASALTFLQKNNLISVKVKTLGGNLKVYAEKEGNSFQNIWLEGPAKQVFRGKVDLV from the coding sequence ATGGAATTTTATAAATATCAGGGTACAGGAAACGATTTTGTAATGGTAGATAACCGTGATTTACAGTTTCCAAAGGATAAGCAGATCATTGAAAAGCTTTGTGACAGACGCTTTGGAATTGGTGCAGATGGCCTTATTCTATTAGAGAATGATGAAAAGTATGATTTCAAAATGGTATATTATAATTCCGATGGTGGAGAAAGTACCATGTGTGGAAACGGGGGAAGATGCCTGGTTGCCTTTGCTTTTTTCTTGGATATCTTTGAAAACAAGTGCAAATTTATCGCTATAGATGGAGAACATGATGCTGAAATTCATAATGGAATTGTCAAATTAAAAATGATCGATGTGAATACTATTTCCAATGATGGAGAAGCTACAGTAATGAACACGGGGTCACCACATTATGTAAAGTATGTTGAAGATCTTGTTACCTACAACGTTTTTGCAGAAGGAAACGGCATCAGGAATTCAAAAAATTATAAAGAAAAAGGAATCAATGTGAATTTTGTTGAAAAGATCACTGATGATGAAATTTTCGTAAGAACCTATGAACGAGGCGTTGAGGATGAAACTTTCAGCTGCGGAACAGGAGTTACAGCATCGGCTTTAACTTTTCTACAAAAAAACAATCTAATCTCTGTAAAAGTTAAAACTTTGGGTGGAAATCTAAAGGTTTATGCTGAAAAAGAGGGAAATTCTTTCCAAAACATTTGGCTGGAAGGGCCTGCAAAGCAAGTTTTTAGAGGAAAGGTTGACCTAGTTTAA
- the pnuC gene encoding nicotinamide riboside transporter PnuC: MNLYDLFVKPYEYYTALQIMLEAMGTFFGILSVYFSIKKNIWVYPTGIISTLIYVYILFNFGLLGDCMINVYYTAMSVYGWILWAKNSDDNIHVQVSWATKKEWIFASILFIVSLLLVTIIYYYKPYIDNHFSMKGANLGLYHLDWANWLDVLTTSIFLVGMWFMAKQRIENWIFWIIGDFICMPMMIFKGLGITSVQYLVFTIMAIIGYVNWKKSFKEKSKIKS, from the coding sequence ATGAATCTATATGATCTTTTTGTAAAACCGTATGAATACTATACTGCTTTACAAATTATGCTTGAAGCCATGGGCACATTCTTTGGTATTCTCAGCGTTTATTTCTCGATCAAAAAAAACATTTGGGTATATCCAACAGGTATTATTTCTACCTTAATTTATGTTTATATACTTTTCAACTTCGGATTGCTGGGCGATTGTATGATTAATGTATATTATACTGCAATGAGTGTATACGGATGGATACTATGGGCTAAAAATTCTGATGATAACATTCATGTACAGGTTTCATGGGCTACAAAAAAAGAGTGGATATTTGCCAGCATACTTTTTATTGTTAGTTTGTTATTAGTTACCATCATATATTATTATAAACCTTATATAGATAATCATTTTTCTATGAAAGGGGCAAATTTGGGATTATATCATTTGGATTGGGCAAATTGGCTTGATGTTTTAACCACATCTATATTTTTAGTTGGAATGTGGTTTATGGCCAAACAACGCATTGAGAACTGGATCTTCTGGATTATCGGAGATTTTATTTGCATGCCAATGATGATTTTTAAGGGTCTAGGAATCACTTCGGTTCAATATTTGGTATTTACTATAATGGCGATCATAGGATACGTCAATTGGAAAAAAAGTTTTAAAGAAAAAAGTAAAATAAAGTCATGA
- a CDS encoding APC family permease, translating into MSKIWVKKPMSAYEADIKKSELKRVLGKWSLTAIGIGAIIGGGIFVLTGTGAYYNAGPALALSFVIAGIACVFAALCYAEFASILPVEGSAYAYAYGTVGEIFAWIIGWGLILEYAMGSMTVAVSWSGYFGKLLKMFGLHLPAWLTTDPQTYWAAGNSGFSMNLPAFLIVLFVISILVRGTKGAAKANNFIVILKVSAIIFVIIAGVFFINTANWTPFIPEATTITENGVSHSAYGFGGVVAGASAIFFAYVGFDAVSTQAGEAINPKKDVPFAIITSLIICTLLYILVSLVLTGMMHYTDFNPLGKYPDAIKAPVAYAFDIAGQAWAGYIITIAATIGLISVLMVMIMGQSRIFLGMSKDGLIPATFSKVNPKTGVPTKNLLILGVVISVIASLTPINDLAHMTSFGTLFAFTMVCVAVWVLRVKEPNLQRNFKVPALPLIACLGILINVYLIFNLSREAKMYSFAWLIIGFIIYFLYSKRNSKLQNGGYGETFKAEQEPLEKPNTDL; encoded by the coding sequence ATGTCTAAAATTTGGGTTAAAAAACCAATGAGCGCTTATGAAGCTGATATTAAAAAAAGCGAGCTGAAACGCGTTTTGGGAAAATGGAGCCTTACTGCTATTGGAATTGGAGCAATTATCGGAGGTGGGATTTTTGTACTTACAGGAACCGGAGCGTATTATAATGCAGGACCTGCATTAGCTCTTTCTTTTGTAATTGCGGGGATTGCGTGTGTGTTTGCTGCTCTATGTTATGCAGAATTTGCTTCCATACTCCCTGTAGAAGGTTCGGCTTATGCTTATGCTTACGGAACAGTAGGTGAGATCTTCGCCTGGATAATAGGGTGGGGACTAATTCTGGAATATGCGATGGGATCTATGACGGTCGCCGTATCCTGGTCAGGATATTTCGGAAAACTACTCAAAATGTTCGGATTGCATTTACCAGCTTGGCTTACCACGGATCCACAAACATATTGGGCTGCCGGAAATTCAGGCTTTTCAATGAATTTACCCGCATTTTTGATCGTATTATTTGTTATATCAATTTTAGTTAGAGGAACAAAAGGAGCTGCTAAGGCAAATAACTTTATTGTAATCCTTAAAGTTTCGGCTATTATTTTTGTAATTATTGCCGGAGTTTTCTTTATTAATACAGCAAACTGGACACCTTTTATTCCTGAAGCAACAACGATCACAGAAAATGGAGTTTCCCATTCTGCCTATGGTTTTGGTGGGGTCGTAGCCGGAGCTTCAGCTATTTTCTTTGCATATGTAGGATTCGATGCCGTTTCTACACAGGCAGGGGAGGCGATTAATCCTAAAAAGGATGTACCTTTTGCTATTATTACTTCATTAATAATTTGTACGCTTTTATATATATTGGTGTCATTGGTATTAACAGGAATGATGCATTATACAGATTTTAACCCTCTTGGGAAATATCCTGATGCAATTAAAGCTCCTGTAGCTTATGCTTTTGATATTGCAGGACAAGCTTGGGCTGGTTATATCATTACAATTGCAGCAACGATAGGTTTAATTTCCGTATTAATGGTAATGATCATGGGGCAATCAAGAATCTTTTTAGGAATGTCTAAAGATGGATTGATCCCTGCTACATTTTCAAAGGTAAATCCTAAAACAGGAGTTCCTACGAAAAATCTACTTATTTTGGGTGTTGTAATTTCTGTTATTGCTTCTTTAACACCTATTAATGATTTAGCACACATGACAAGTTTCGGAACTTTGTTCGCATTTACAATGGTTTGTGTTGCAGTTTGGGTATTAAGAGTTAAAGAACCAAATTTACAGAGAAACTTTAAAGTTCCTGCTTTACCTTTAATTGCTTGCTTAGGTATTTTAATTAATGTGTATTTGATTTTCAATTTAAGTAGAGAAGCTAAAATGTATTCTTTTGCCTGGTTGATTATTGGTTTCATTATTTATTTCTTGTACAGTAAAAGAAATTCTAAGCTCCAAAATGGAGGTTATGGTGAAACTTTTAAAGCTGAACAGGAGCCTTTGGAAAAACCAAATACAGATTTATAA
- a CDS encoding WD40/YVTN/BNR-like repeat-containing protein → MKKILPFLLFFLGIFSFSQEVSFETVFNDKISIRAIEIWDNKVWFSGTDSKFGFVDLKNPQDQKQIKLSEGRLQFRTLGQNKNHFYAINIESPALFFEIDKKDLKSKTVFKDTVKTAFYDALHFVNDNLAYSFSDSDANDNLKLAILKNGEWSSFKNDVILNKGEAAFAASNTNIASNKKYLWIATGGKASRIIRLNFKTEKFEIFNTPFIQGESSQGMYSIDFYDDQFGIAVGGDYTKQADNINNIATTGDGGKTWQIQASGANAGYTTCVKIRPGSKGKEIIAVGDQHISYSSDFGKTWKKISDEKNLYVCEWIDSNSIVFAGKDRIAVLKLKF, encoded by the coding sequence ATGAAAAAGATTTTACCATTTTTACTTTTCTTTTTAGGAATATTTTCATTCTCTCAGGAAGTTAGCTTTGAGACTGTTTTTAATGACAAAATTAGCATTAGAGCCATTGAAATATGGGACAATAAAGTCTGGTTTAGTGGAACAGATTCTAAATTTGGTTTTGTAGATCTAAAGAATCCTCAAGATCAAAAACAAATTAAATTGTCTGAAGGAAGATTGCAGTTCCGTACACTGGGACAAAATAAAAATCATTTTTATGCCATCAATATCGAAAGTCCGGCTCTCTTTTTTGAAATTGATAAAAAAGACCTGAAATCGAAAACGGTATTTAAAGACACGGTGAAAACAGCATTTTATGATGCTCTGCATTTTGTTAATGATAACTTAGCCTACAGCTTCAGTGATTCTGATGCTAATGATAACTTAAAATTAGCAATTCTAAAAAATGGAGAATGGAGCTCATTTAAAAATGATGTCATTTTAAATAAAGGAGAAGCGGCCTTTGCTGCCAGTAATACTAATATCGCTTCTAATAAAAAATATCTATGGATTGCTACAGGAGGAAAGGCTTCCAGGATTATCAGATTAAATTTTAAGACAGAAAAATTTGAAATTTTTAATACTCCTTTTATTCAGGGAGAATCTTCACAAGGAATGTATTCTATAGACTTTTATGATGATCAGTTTGGAATTGCAGTAGGTGGAGATTATACCAAGCAGGCTGATAACATCAATAATATTGCTACTACAGGTGACGGTGGGAAAACATGGCAGATTCAAGCTTCCGGAGCTAATGCAGGTTATACAACATGTGTCAAAATAAGACCAGGTTCAAAAGGGAAAGAAATAATAGCAGTAGGTGATCAACATATCAGTTATTCTTCGGATTTTGGAAAAACTTGGAAGAAAATTTCTGATGAAAAAAATCTATATGTCTGTGAATGGATCGATTCTAATTCTATAGTTTTTGCTGGAAAAGACAGGATTGCGGTACTGAAATTAAAATTTTAA
- the hemN gene encoding oxygen-independent coproporphyrinogen III oxidase — translation MNSLIDKYNIPGPRYTSYPTVPYWDESTFSPEKWKESVVRSFHESNSGEGISIYIHLPFCEALCTFCACHKRITKQHSVETPYLESVLKEWKLYLELFEEKPKLKELHLGGGTPTFFSPKNLKTLLEGIFDTVEIAEHPEFSFEGHPNNTTREHLQTLYDLGFRRVSFGVQDYDPKVQKAINRIQPFEKVKEVTELAREIGYGGISHDLVFGLPHQHWDAMEHTIRKTLELKPDRLAFYSYAHVPWIKGVGQRGFDENDLPSGEEKRRLYEDGKSLLEELGYIEVGMDHFALEHDDLYQSLIQKKLHRNFMGYTSSKTQLMVGLGMSSISDSWYAFAQNVKTVEEYQKIVEEGEIPVVKGHILNHEDLIVRRHILNLMCQLETTWDIQNSFPELENALEMLKEMERDDLVEIHDNQIKITEKGRAFTRNVAMVFDLRMMRNKPETRIFSMTI, via the coding sequence ATGAATTCTTTAATTGATAAATATAATATTCCGGGACCACGTTATACCTCTTATCCTACTGTTCCATATTGGGATGAGAGTACATTTTCTCCTGAGAAATGGAAAGAAAGTGTGGTAAGATCTTTTCATGAGAGTAACTCTGGTGAAGGAATTTCTATTTATATTCATTTGCCATTTTGTGAAGCCTTATGTACTTTTTGTGCTTGCCATAAACGTATTACAAAACAACATAGCGTTGAAACACCTTATCTTGAAAGTGTTTTAAAAGAATGGAAGCTTTATCTTGAGCTTTTTGAAGAAAAACCGAAATTAAAAGAACTTCATTTAGGTGGTGGAACGCCAACTTTTTTCTCTCCTAAAAATTTAAAAACATTATTAGAAGGGATTTTTGATACTGTTGAGATCGCGGAACATCCTGAATTTTCTTTTGAAGGACATCCCAATAACACAACAAGAGAGCATCTTCAGACTTTGTATGATTTAGGTTTTAGAAGAGTAAGTTTTGGAGTGCAGGATTACGATCCAAAAGTTCAGAAAGCCATCAACAGAATTCAACCTTTCGAAAAAGTAAAAGAGGTAACTGAGCTGGCTAGAGAAATTGGTTACGGAGGAATAAGTCATGATCTTGTTTTTGGACTTCCACACCAGCACTGGGATGCGATGGAGCATACGATTCGTAAAACATTAGAACTAAAACCTGACAGATTAGCTTTTTATTCATATGCTCATGTTCCATGGATCAAAGGGGTAGGGCAGAGAGGTTTTGATGAAAATGACCTACCAAGTGGAGAGGAAAAAAGACGTCTATATGAGGATGGTAAGAGCCTTTTGGAGGAATTAGGTTATATTGAGGTTGGGATGGATCATTTCGCTTTAGAACATGATGATCTGTATCAGTCTTTGATTCAGAAGAAGCTGCATAGGAATTTTATGGGGTATACTTCAAGCAAAACGCAATTAATGGTTGGGCTCGGTATGTCATCAATTTCAGATTCATGGTATGCATTTGCTCAGAATGTAAAAACAGTTGAAGAGTATCAGAAAATAGTTGAAGAAGGAGAAATTCCTGTAGTAAAAGGACATATTTTAAATCATGAAGATTTAATAGTAAGAAGGCATATTTTAAATTTAATGTGTCAGCTTGAAACAACATGGGATATTCAGAATTCTTTTCCTGAATTGGAAAATGCTTTGGAAATGCTGAAGGAAATGGAAAGAGATGATCTGGTTGAAATTCATGATAATCAAATAAAAATTACAGAAAAAGGAAGGGCTTTTACAAGAAATGTAGCGATGGTCTTTGATCTTAGGATGATGCGGAATAAACCTGAAACCAGGATTTTTTCTATGACAATCTAA
- a CDS encoding PQQ-dependent sugar dehydrogenase produces MKNLLFTVTIFSSLFLNSQSINLEEFATGLTSPVEITNANDTRLFVVQQNGIIKIIQPTGSINTINFLNISTKVLYGGERGLLGLAFHPQYSTNGYFFVYYNNITTGNITVARYTVSSTDPNVADPNSEKILLSIPKPFSNHNGGSIHFAPDGNLWIVTGDGGSAGDPNNNAQNKNSLLGKMLRIDVNSTNAYNIPAGNPFVGVDGADEIWSYGLRNAWKFSFDLTTGNAMIADVGQGQIEEINRNPISQAGINYGWRCYEGNTAYNANGCASASTMTFPIAVYDHSGGKCSITGGYVYRGSLYPTLVGKYFFADYCSDQIGILSSDNSITWTTPYSGSGFASFGQDSQKGLYVAAVNSGKIYKITSTTLSTQENNNISEIKVYPNPASKRVFIEGLKDTKVFVEIISSEGRKVLDQIKINKDNSIDISGIPAGVYYINLKSGELKAYSQKLIIQ; encoded by the coding sequence ATGAAAAATTTACTTTTTACTGTAACTATTTTTTCTTCCTTATTCCTTAATTCACAATCTATTAATCTGGAAGAATTTGCAACGGGACTTACCAGTCCTGTCGAAATCACAAATGCCAATGACACCCGGTTATTTGTCGTACAACAGAATGGGATCATAAAAATTATCCAGCCTACAGGATCTATCAATACGATTAATTTTTTAAACATAAGTACTAAGGTTCTTTATGGTGGAGAAAGAGGACTTTTAGGATTAGCTTTCCATCCTCAATACTCTACAAATGGGTATTTCTTTGTGTACTATAACAATATTACAACAGGTAACATTACTGTAGCACGATATACTGTAAGCAGCACGGATCCTAATGTTGCTGATCCCAATTCAGAGAAAATATTATTAAGTATTCCAAAGCCCTTTTCTAATCATAATGGCGGAAGCATTCATTTTGCTCCTGACGGAAATTTATGGATTGTAACCGGAGATGGCGGTAGCGCAGGGGATCCCAATAACAATGCACAAAATAAAAACTCTCTTCTTGGAAAAATGCTGCGTATTGATGTAAATTCCACCAATGCTTATAATATTCCAGCAGGCAATCCTTTTGTAGGTGTTGATGGAGCAGACGAAATATGGTCTTACGGTCTTCGAAATGCGTGGAAATTTTCTTTTGATCTTACAACAGGAAATGCCATGATCGCTGATGTCGGCCAAGGTCAGATCGAAGAAATCAACAGAAATCCTATTTCTCAGGCAGGGATCAATTACGGATGGAGATGCTACGAAGGAAATACAGCCTATAACGCCAACGGTTGTGCAAGTGCTTCCACAATGACATTCCCTATCGCAGTTTATGATCATTCTGGCGGAAAATGTTCCATAACCGGAGGCTATGTTTACAGAGGAAGCCTTTATCCTACTTTGGTAGGCAAATATTTTTTTGCGGATTACTGTTCTGATCAGATTGGTATACTAAGTTCAGATAACTCTATTACTTGGACAACTCCATATTCTGGTAGTGGATTCGCAAGTTTCGGACAAGATAGCCAGAAGGGATTATATGTGGCTGCTGTTAACAGTGGGAAAATTTATAAAATTACCAGCACAACTCTTTCTACACAGGAAAACAATAATATAAGTGAGATTAAAGTGTATCCAAATCCAGCTTCTAAAAGAGTATTTATTGAAGGATTAAAAGACACAAAAGTATTTGTAGAAATTATAAGTTCAGAAGGAAGAAAGGTTCTAGATCAAATAAAAATTAATAAAGATAACAGTATTGATATTTCAGGTATTCCAGCAGGAGTATACTATATCAACCTTAAATCAGGAGAATTAAAAGCTTATAGTCAAAAGCTGATCATTCAATAA